The proteins below come from a single Chryseobacterium nepalense genomic window:
- a CDS encoding polysaccharide biosynthesis/export family protein, translated as MMKNYKYLFLIMLPFLMVSCITTRDVRYMQPNESLVINEEGLIPYNIPIYRITRNDMLNLNIVTTPKGDAAQFYSSFNTSGAVGVQGSSASGVGSGFNQGNSRASGGNSVFYFNGLKVDSKGDINVFGIGYIKAEGRTIEDVADEIQAKVNENFQEGKSEVRLNTDGITYYILGDIETTGLTGEKVAHKNTLNITEALAMNGGLNRNVDKKNIVIHRKLPEGIKIARIDLTREDIMNSPYYYVQNGDEIYLNTRAKSLNGLGKDPIQTLTTGVSVFTTALSIYLLLKNL; from the coding sequence ATGATGAAGAATTACAAGTATTTATTTTTAATAATGCTGCCTTTCCTGATGGTCTCCTGCATTACGACAAGGGATGTCCGGTATATGCAGCCGAACGAAAGCCTGGTGATTAACGAGGAAGGGCTTATTCCCTACAATATTCCCATTTACAGAATTACCAGAAATGACATGTTAAATCTTAATATTGTTACAACTCCAAAAGGTGATGCTGCCCAGTTTTATTCCTCATTCAATACTTCCGGAGCCGTTGGAGTACAGGGATCATCAGCTTCAGGGGTGGGTTCAGGATTCAATCAGGGAAATTCGAGAGCCAGCGGAGGGAATTCTGTTTTTTATTTTAATGGATTAAAAGTAGATTCAAAAGGTGATATTAACGTCTTTGGTATCGGTTATATTAAAGCTGAAGGAAGAACTATTGAAGATGTAGCCGACGAAATTCAGGCAAAAGTTAATGAAAACTTTCAGGAAGGAAAATCTGAAGTAAGACTGAATACCGACGGGATTACCTACTATATACTGGGAGATATTGAAACAACAGGTCTTACCGGTGAAAAAGTAGCGCATAAAAATACACTTAATATTACAGAAGCATTGGCAATGAACGGTGGGCTCAATAGAAATGTCGATAAAAAAAATATCGTTATCCACCGAAAACTTCCGGAAGGAATTAAGATTGCAAGAATTGATCTTACCCGGGAAGATATTATGAACTCACCCTATTATTATGTTCAGAACGGAGACGAAATATACCTTAACACAAGAGCAAAAAGCCTGAATGGCCTCGGGAAAGATCCTATCCAGACCTTAACAACAGGAGTTTCGGTTTTCACAACGGCATTGTCCATCTATCTTCTTCTTAAAAATCTTTAA
- a CDS encoding glycosyltransferase family 4 protein, with protein MKNFELFLAQSGLPIFYIKIGLGFLFSFLITFFSIPTIIKISRKKNLMDEPGIRSSHLRKIANLGGIAIFYSIGICAPIFAYELFDLYKFLFASLVILLYVGVMDDIVIMRAYKKLVAQVIVSSLVVIGSDIRIRNLFGIFGIYEINYFVSVIFSIVTFIILINAFNLIDGIDGLAGGYSLVCSALFGISYYRLGSYNYPLVVLSVIIIGSVLAFLYYNLSNCRTGKIFMGDTGSMLLGFLLAFTSISFIDIFIDKKLPDVPRYHLQSAPVVAVAILILPIIDTLNVIIIRLINKKSPFDADKNHIHHRLLKLNLTHRKSSGYIILYYLFVVGLAYCLRHTNVNLLLFIIIFLGFLGAYIPHFIYALRNIKNTRN; from the coding sequence ATGAAAAATTTTGAATTATTTTTAGCTCAATCGGGTCTTCCCATATTTTACATTAAAATAGGACTTGGTTTTTTATTCTCTTTTTTAATCACATTTTTTTCAATTCCTACCATTATCAAGATTTCCAGAAAAAAGAATCTGATGGATGAGCCGGGAATTAGAAGTTCTCATTTGCGAAAAATTGCAAATCTGGGAGGGATTGCCATATTTTATTCCATCGGAATCTGTGCGCCTATTTTTGCCTATGAACTTTTTGATCTTTATAAATTTCTCTTTGCCTCATTGGTTATCCTGCTTTATGTAGGCGTAATGGACGATATTGTCATTATGAGGGCTTACAAGAAACTTGTTGCGCAGGTTATTGTTTCATCTCTTGTTGTGATTGGTTCGGATATCAGGATAAGAAATCTCTTCGGAATTTTCGGGATTTATGAAATCAATTATTTTGTAAGTGTGATCTTCAGTATCGTTACCTTTATTATTCTTATTAATGCCTTTAATCTTATTGATGGAATTGATGGTCTTGCAGGAGGGTATTCTTTGGTCTGCAGTGCGCTTTTCGGAATCAGCTATTACAGATTAGGTTCATACAATTATCCGCTGGTCGTTTTATCGGTTATCATTATCGGCTCTGTGCTGGCTTTTCTATACTATAATTTATCCAATTGCAGAACCGGTAAAATTTTTATGGGAGATACGGGATCAATGCTGCTGGGGTTTCTGCTGGCATTTACTTCAATCTCCTTTATTGATATTTTTATTGATAAAAAGCTTCCCGATGTTCCAAGGTACCATCTCCAGTCTGCTCCGGTAGTTGCGGTGGCTATCCTGATTCTGCCTATTATAGATACGCTGAATGTAATCATTATCAGATTAATCAACAAAAAGTCTCCTTTCGATGCGGATAAAAATCATATTCATCACAGGCTTTTAAAGCTTAATCTTACGCACAGAAAATCGTCCGGTTATATCATTTTGTACTATCTTTTTGTAGTTGGTTTAGCATACTGTCTGAGACATACCAATGTTAATCTTTTGCTGTTTATTATAATATTTTTAGGTTTTTTGGGCGCATATATCCCTCACTTCATTTATGCGCTGAGAAATATTAAAAACACTAGAAATTAG